A single genomic interval of Cucumis sativus cultivar 9930 chromosome 5, Cucumber_9930_V3, whole genome shotgun sequence harbors:
- the LOC101207769 gene encoding uncharacterized protein LOC101207769: MAEVYKVSLKLVIDKKRKRVLYGEADKEFIDFLFTILALPVGTVIKLQSTEPMLPGPLSNLYCSMDSLNTINYFEPKRRLQNLLNPKTYYLCNNNYRKQSSCHSVSSTHGTKCPNCGGYMTINLAYVYVDEEEKLIEGGYVTGMGKYMVMDDLTVKPMAYSSMSTISVLNELNVDDISQIEDKLIRLDIKEVFLSCFCFLVL, translated from the coding sequence ATGGCGGAAGTATACAAGGTGAGTTTGAAACTTGTTATAGacaagaaaaggaagaggGTTCTATATGGTGAAGCAGACAAGGAATTCATCgactttctttttactatACTTGCTCTTCCTGTTGGAACTGTGATTAAGCTTCAATCCACAGAACCCATGCTGCCTGGCCCCCTCTCAAATCTCTACTGTAGTATGGACTCCTTGAACACGATCAACTATTTTGAACCAAAGCGGCGTCTACAAAATCTACTAAACCCAAAGACCtattatttatgtaataaCAATTATAGAAAGCAGTCCTCTTGTCACAGTGTTAGTAGTACACATGGCACAAAATGTCCCAACTGCGGAGGATACATGACTATCAATTTAGCTTATGTTTATGTGGATGAGGAAGAAAAGCTTATTGAAGGAGGTTATGTGACAGGGATGGGTAAGTATATGGTGATGGATGATCTTACTGTGAAACCCATGGCCTACTCTTCCATGTCCACCATTTCTGTTTTGAATGAGTTGAATGTAGATGATATTTCCCAGATTGAGGACAAGCTTATTCGTTTGGACATCAAAGAGGTTTTCCTTtcttgcttttgctttttagTTCTTTAA
- the LOC101207526 gene encoding uncharacterized protein LOC101207526, with protein sequence MAGSSGEVKLKLLIDSKEKRVLFGEADKNMIDFLFNLLSLPLGTVIRLLKKDMAGSLANLYGSVEALNDTYLQPNQSKDSLLKPKVSFSASTLLLPNIESFADQKKLYLCGNKCGYNVASNPTAVCPNCRSAMSRECGFVNPPSANAQATQDVGEFGGFVKGVVTYMVMDDLSVKPMSTISSITLLNKFNIKEVGALEEKVVTLDVSQGLKLLKASLQSKTVLTDVFLGRNLKLSSLPRFRNQSIFD encoded by the exons atggcAGGGTCAAGTGGTGAAGTGAAATTAAAGCTTCTTAtagattcaaaagaaaaaagagttctTTTTGGTGAAGCAGACAAGAACAtgattgattttcttttcaatctcCTTTCCCTTCCGCTTGGGACTGTGATTAGGCTTTTGAAAAAAGACATGGCTGGAAGCTTGGCTAATTTGTATGGGAGTGTTGAAGCTTTGAATGACACGTATTTGCAGCCAAATCAGAGCAAAGACAGCCTCTTAAAGCCTAAAGTTTCATTCTCTGCCTCTACCTTGCTTTTGCCAAACATTGAATCGTTTGCTGACCAAAAGAAGCTGTACTTATGTGGTAATAAATGTGGCTATAACGTTGCTAGTAACCCTACGGCGGTTTGTCCGAATTGTAGGAGTGCAATGAGTCGAGAATGTGGATTTGTAAATCCACCAAGTGCAAATGCACAGGCAACACAAGATGTGGGAGAATTTGGAGGATTTGTGAAAGGTGTGGTAACTTATATGGTGATGGATGATTTGAGTGTCAAACCAATGTCCACCATTTCTAGTATTACTCTCTTGAACAAGTTTAATATTAAAGAAGTTGGTGCTTTGGAGGAAAAAGTCGTTACTTTGGATGTTAGTCAG GGATTGAAGCTGCTGAAGGCCTCCCTGCAATCCAAGACTGTTCTTACGGATGTCTTCCTTggaagaaatttaaaattatcgaGTTTACCACGTTTCAgaaatcaatcaatttttgattga
- the LOC101208014 gene encoding uncharacterized protein LOC101208014 translates to MATQSSDVKLKLLIDTKKQRVLFGEADKMFIDFIFNLLSLPLGTVVTLLKNQTVLGSLENVYESVQTLSDTYMKPGQNKDILLKPKASIYCSTTTKLLPDIVIDSSTTAKSFYLCNTKKYATCGHSVSDGVDAICPSCSNYMDQVGTYVQPPSDWNATTQQTSNSGEDNGLGFVKDVVTYMVM, encoded by the coding sequence ATGGCGACACAATCATCTGATGTGAAATTGAAGCTACTAATCGacacaaaaaaacaaagagttCTTTTTGGTGAAGCTGACAAGATGTTCATAGACTTTATCTTCAATCTACTTTCTCTCCCACTTGGGACTGTCGTCACTCTTCTCAAAAACCAAACCGTGCTAGGAAGCTTAGAAAATGTGTACGAGAGCGTTCAAACGTTGAGCGATACATATATGAAGCCAGGTCAAAATAAAGACATACTTTTGAAGCCTAAAGCCTCCATTTATTGTTCAACAACGACCAAACTTTTGCCTGATATTGTTATTGATTCCTCAACTACtgcaaaatcattttatttatgcaaTACAAAGAAGTATGCTACTTGTGGGCACTCGGTATCTGATGGTGTTGATGCGATTTGTCCCTCTTGTTCTAACTATATGGACCAAGTGGGTACGTATGTGCAGCCCCCAAGTGATTGGAATGCAACTACACAACAGACAAGTAATAGTGGAGAAGACAATGGATTAGGGTTTGTAAAGGATGTGGTGACGTACATGGTGATGTGA